A single genomic interval of uncultured Pseudodesulfovibrio sp. harbors:
- a CDS encoding TolC family protein, with translation MLFRSGSTWLKGITLLCALLAIQPVGLSASQESPFQRLETAGAELVKDSLYNRMVRKDRIEPVTVDMVREMALERNLDIQISSIRGKRAELEEVRRDAVFDTELGLSGTYTRKDTYARGAEIGRSRRISGGDAEEDFADRTDDDDEFNDDSVDDDNPMCVYIDGVLINPAQCKSQYAYSVETEMASYEIHDKRMPEVAVGTFSLSRKFLWGQALKLDFQSRWEEKKHPSIGKYSHLFTWDDGVDGYPYGKNPWTSSVSLNLSTPLPFCKNFGEDGNYSAVLRRISSLDTQGVKYDHQAQATETLAQTFRSWWDLAGALARLAVVVKARTHLEELEARTTKLMEAGERTSYALIQVSAALQQWRAAEESAWSEYRFVSNRLAELLDMDQALLFFPVGFAEAIHEKSAEVPDNNEGLQAVALSRPELKAADIDLQAKKTLQTYYRSGLLPDVSLYFTSSLSQSSAYWGYGSWYESAKHITEPDSTNFYFGFVYTLPIGDRAAESSYSQSRIEKEKSRLQYASMKNSIIREIRKAGTDIEANSRSMEHARQGMLFKKLAYEKAVELSEDDPNITEFQLLQKFTEYVTTELLFISSAVNWQKAGVDALRAMGQLLPEDWKDAPSSEPEEEAHS, from the coding sequence ATGCTCTTTCGTTCCGGTTCGACGTGGCTGAAGGGCATAACCCTGTTGTGCGCTTTGCTGGCGATCCAGCCTGTGGGGCTGTCTGCTTCGCAGGAATCCCCCTTTCAGCGACTGGAAACCGCCGGGGCTGAACTCGTCAAGGACTCCCTGTACAATCGGATGGTCAGGAAAGACCGGATCGAACCCGTGACCGTGGACATGGTCCGGGAGATGGCGCTGGAGCGGAATCTGGATATACAGATCAGCAGCATTCGCGGAAAGCGGGCTGAACTGGAAGAAGTTCGCCGTGACGCCGTGTTTGATACGGAGCTGGGGCTGTCGGGTACGTATACCCGCAAGGATACCTATGCCCGAGGGGCCGAGATAGGCCGGTCCCGCCGAATCTCGGGAGGAGATGCCGAAGAGGACTTCGCGGACCGTACGGATGACGATGATGAATTCAACGACGATAGCGTGGACGACGACAATCCCATGTGCGTGTACATCGACGGCGTTCTCATCAATCCGGCCCAGTGCAAATCGCAGTATGCCTATAGTGTGGAAACCGAAATGGCCAGCTATGAAATTCACGACAAGCGAATGCCGGAAGTCGCTGTCGGCACGTTCAGCCTGAGTCGCAAATTTCTCTGGGGGCAGGCGCTCAAGCTGGATTTCCAGTCTCGCTGGGAAGAGAAGAAGCATCCGTCCATAGGCAAATATTCCCATCTGTTCACGTGGGACGATGGAGTCGATGGATATCCGTACGGCAAGAATCCATGGACTTCATCGGTGAGCCTCAATCTGAGCACGCCGCTTCCGTTCTGCAAGAATTTCGGCGAAGACGGCAATTACAGTGCGGTGCTTCGCCGTATCAGTTCGCTCGATACCCAAGGGGTGAAATATGACCATCAGGCGCAGGCCACGGAAACGCTGGCCCAGACGTTCCGGTCATGGTGGGATCTGGCAGGGGCTTTGGCCCGGTTGGCAGTGGTGGTCAAGGCCCGTACTCATTTGGAAGAGCTTGAGGCCAGAACAACCAAGCTGATGGAGGCCGGAGAGCGGACGTCATATGCCCTGATTCAGGTTTCCGCCGCATTGCAGCAGTGGCGTGCTGCCGAGGAAAGCGCGTGGAGCGAATACCGATTCGTTTCCAACCGGCTGGCAGAATTGCTCGATATGGATCAGGCGCTCCTGTTTTTTCCCGTCGGATTTGCCGAGGCCATTCACGAGAAGTCCGCCGAGGTTCCCGACAATAATGAAGGGTTGCAGGCGGTCGCTCTTTCCAGACCGGAACTCAAGGCGGCGGATATCGATTTGCAGGCCAAAAAAACATTGCAAACGTATTACAGGTCAGGCCTCCTGCCCGATGTTTCCCTCTATTTCACCAGTTCGCTGAGCCAGAGTTCGGCGTATTGGGGATACGGCAGCTGGTACGAATCCGCCAAGCACATTACGGAGCCGGACTCCACGAATTTCTACTTTGGCTTTGTCTACACCCTGCCCATCGGGGACCGTGCTGCTGAATCTTCCTATTCCCAATCGCGCATTGAAAAGGAAAAGAGCCGGTTGCAATATGCCTCGATGAAGAATTCCATCATCAGGGAAATCCGCAAGGCGGGTACGGATATAGAGGCCAACTCCCGCAGCATGGAACACGCCCGACAGGGAATGCTGTTCAAGAAACTGGCGTATGAAAAGGCAGTGGAATTGAGTGAAGACGATCCGAATATCACGGAATTCCAATTGCTCCAGAAATTTACCGAATACGTGACCACGGAACTCCTGTTCATTTCGTCTGCCGTGAATTGGCAAAAGGCGGGGGTGGATGCGCTTCGTGCCATGGGCCAATTGCTGCCCGAAGACTGGAAGGACGCACCGTCTTCCGAACCGGAAGAGGAGGCGCACTCATGA
- a CDS encoding FHA domain-containing protein, with protein sequence MIARLTCLDDSRLPDDQKGLVIELDGSEVSIGRGVDNTQVIQHSSISRKHALIVPDDAGLLIRDLKSTNGVWLNGERTDEALLGNGDTVGFGSLLFRFETVEKIAPEPDEVEPVVPEPEVELETEAESEPDVTPEPVSAPPVEPEAEVEEAALPESQAEEVPFEDDGEEAVDKTMLFGDSRASEAILDARERDEETDDVTEAPSVRGKEPEPSSDQEASQQPEKPRFEITRKHLAVAGVIVLILLVWRIVVAQQAAADERLVRNYTQVVDDFVEQHEFWTKRVRPADIREQVGELNQVIDALDEDILQCSELEPLIPLLIEAHFLRLEREVRELLYKDSPEDALALVDRVRTSAQKYLADATVPDVRHALTQFVSLADLLDSIARYKLFQKRYPDPFQFRETGVPDAMRRDIAAAKELKVRFATLLRENNLPLKVRFRLLRGMADDVDENCVLLVNRWYHLVFGDNPANG encoded by the coding sequence ATGATCGCCCGTCTGACGTGTCTTGACGATTCCCGCCTGCCTGACGATCAGAAAGGGTTGGTCATTGAGCTTGATGGTTCGGAAGTGTCCATCGGCCGGGGAGTGGACAACACCCAGGTCATCCAGCACAGCAGTATTTCCAGAAAGCACGCCCTTATCGTTCCTGATGATGCGGGGCTGCTCATACGCGACTTGAAGAGTACCAACGGTGTCTGGCTCAACGGTGAACGCACGGATGAGGCCTTGCTGGGCAATGGTGATACCGTGGGGTTCGGTTCGCTTCTTTTTCGTTTCGAGACTGTGGAAAAAATTGCCCCGGAACCGGATGAGGTGGAACCTGTCGTTCCTGAGCCGGAAGTGGAATTGGAAACAGAGGCCGAATCGGAACCGGACGTGACGCCGGAGCCTGTTTCTGCTCCTCCGGTGGAACCCGAAGCCGAGGTTGAAGAGGCTGCCCTGCCTGAATCGCAGGCGGAAGAGGTGCCTTTTGAGGACGACGGCGAAGAAGCCGTGGACAAGACCATGCTCTTCGGTGACTCCCGTGCAAGCGAGGCCATTCTCGATGCCAGAGAGCGGGACGAGGAAACGGATGACGTGACGGAAGCGCCGTCGGTCCGCGGCAAAGAGCCTGAGCCGTCTTCCGATCAGGAAGCCTCACAGCAACCGGAAAAGCCCCGGTTTGAAATTACCAGAAAGCATCTGGCCGTGGCGGGAGTCATTGTCCTGATTCTTCTCGTCTGGCGGATTGTCGTTGCCCAACAGGCTGCGGCGGATGAGCGATTGGTCCGCAACTACACGCAGGTCGTGGATGATTTTGTGGAACAGCATGAATTTTGGACGAAACGGGTTCGCCCCGCGGATATCCGTGAGCAGGTGGGAGAGCTGAATCAGGTGATTGATGCGCTCGATGAAGATATTCTTCAGTGTAGTGAGCTTGAACCGTTGATACCTCTTCTGATCGAGGCCCATTTTCTCCGGCTGGAGCGGGAAGTGCGCGAGTTGCTGTACAAGGACAGCCCTGAGGATGCCCTTGCTCTGGTGGACCGTGTCCGGACTTCGGCGCAGAAGTATCTGGCGGATGCGACCGTGCCCGATGTCAGGCATGCCCTGACGCAGTTTGTCAGTCTGGCCGATCTGCTCGATTCCATCGCCCGCTACAAGCTTTTTCAGAAACGATACCCCGATCCGTTCCAGTTCCGGGAAACGGGCGTGCCTGATGCCATGCGTCGGGACATTGCGGCGGCAAAGGAACTCAAGGTGCGGTTTGCGACCCTGCTTCGGGAAAACAATCTGCCGCTCAAGGTCCGCTTCCGTCTCTTGCGGGGCATGGCGGACGATGTGGATGAAAACTGCGTCCTCCTTGTGAACAGGTGGTACCACCTTGTTTTCGGAGACAATCCGGCAAACGGATAG
- a CDS encoding ABC transporter transmembrane domain-containing protein, with translation MADRHDAVRDILASHVMFATLPADDKAALEQLFSMREFAPGEYLAKQNERMEGVFHVYSGTVRVKQTVAGRRTALGDNGPGSTFGEMSLLGDTVWEYELVVGQEPVKALFLPAGAAREFADEHPEALALFRKSIGQIELSQRLRSLLGQATCTPDQFSVILNNLGVKRIPKGTPVFSQNDADPRLYSIEQGTVDMIREEDGDPLALDRCSRFEVLGETAALAEADNDGRHFYTAMAVTDVTVIVIKQPEVIKLTALNPALHEQLLSRARELRKVAASEIAARSQAVNTDMRIRLARGLTEEEYQELEEQEPGGDTDFPLVHQGDPSECGAACLTMITRHYGKNFKLGQIKELVNVSSADTSPLPIITGAENLGYRAKAYALNRKELRRVPTPGIIGWEGGHYAVLCKATHTHVHLADPLEGRKVMPVEEFITGWTEAEVPGAPTDDDRGLFIALTPTEKFIHLEPPKRPVLHFVRYLLPYKKYFFEAFLAALVINLLGLASPLFVQTIVDTVVVHKDVSLLNMMLGGMVLVTIFTTLTMVVQRLLLAHTTARIDVRLMSEFYRHVLSLPMAFFMTRNKGEIMARFGENAKIRAILTGSTITVILNTLMLVIYFLMMFTYSLPLTFIVLMFIPGYVALILYFTPRIKALAQKIFQTNAQSQAYLIEALTGIETIKATANEYMARARWEDSFVKNVNNTFKQANLVLTSTSLHSLLRLASSVGILWYGANQVIAGELSIGELMGFNMLVGLVMNPVQQMVQLWNQLQDVRISVDRVSEILDIDPECPPTSSPEDMPVVLTECTGRVEFRNVDFSYMAGDKENLVMRDFCLKIDSGEYVALVGPSGCGKSTIAKMILGFNLPKDGQCLIDGKSLASLDLPSLRRHIGVVLQDSFLMAGTVAENIALGDPEPDLAAVKRAARQAGIEAEILRWPQGYQTAIGEKGMGISGGQRQRVCIARALYRQPRILILDEATSALDNESEKLIQANMREILKGRTSLTIAHRLSTIVDADRICFIVDGKVAEQGTHKELIDPAYIKANEYEGKYYALARDQFNLPPLEEISGETGEGA, from the coding sequence ATGGCTGACAGGCACGACGCGGTCCGCGATATTTTGGCGTCACACGTCATGTTTGCCACGCTTCCGGCTGACGACAAGGCAGCGTTGGAACAGCTTTTCTCCATGCGTGAATTCGCTCCGGGTGAATATCTGGCAAAGCAGAATGAACGCATGGAAGGCGTTTTCCATGTTTATTCCGGCACGGTGCGGGTCAAGCAGACAGTGGCTGGCCGGAGAACCGCGCTGGGTGATAACGGGCCGGGTTCCACTTTCGGAGAGATGAGCCTGCTGGGCGACACGGTTTGGGAATACGAGCTTGTGGTCGGGCAGGAACCGGTCAAGGCGTTGTTCCTTCCTGCCGGGGCCGCCCGTGAATTTGCTGACGAGCATCCCGAAGCCTTGGCGCTGTTCCGCAAGAGTATCGGACAGATTGAATTGAGCCAGCGGCTTCGGTCGCTGCTCGGACAGGCGACCTGCACACCGGATCAGTTCTCCGTGATCTTGAATAATCTGGGTGTGAAGCGGATTCCCAAGGGAACCCCGGTTTTTTCCCAGAACGATGCTGATCCCCGTCTCTATTCCATAGAGCAGGGGACCGTGGACATGATCCGGGAGGAGGACGGTGATCCTCTGGCTTTGGACCGTTGTTCTCGGTTCGAGGTGCTCGGTGAAACAGCCGCGCTTGCCGAGGCGGATAACGACGGACGTCATTTCTACACGGCCATGGCAGTCACGGACGTGACCGTCATCGTCATCAAGCAGCCGGAAGTCATCAAGCTGACGGCCCTGAATCCCGCCCTGCATGAACAGCTTCTTTCGCGGGCGAGAGAATTACGCAAAGTGGCCGCATCCGAGATCGCCGCCCGCAGTCAGGCGGTCAACACGGACATGCGTATCCGTTTGGCGCGGGGATTGACCGAAGAGGAATATCAGGAGCTGGAGGAGCAGGAACCCGGAGGGGACACGGATTTCCCTCTGGTGCATCAGGGAGACCCCAGCGAGTGTGGCGCGGCCTGCCTGACCATGATTACCCGCCATTACGGGAAGAATTTCAAGCTCGGGCAGATCAAGGAACTCGTCAACGTTTCCTCGGCTGATACCTCGCCGTTGCCGATCATTACCGGAGCGGAGAATCTCGGTTACCGGGCCAAGGCGTATGCCCTGAACAGGAAGGAGCTGCGGCGGGTCCCCACCCCCGGCATCATCGGCTGGGAAGGCGGCCATTACGCGGTTCTGTGCAAGGCGACGCATACCCATGTCCATCTGGCTGACCCGCTTGAGGGGCGCAAGGTCATGCCGGTCGAGGAGTTCATCACCGGGTGGACCGAGGCCGAGGTCCCCGGCGCTCCCACGGATGACGACCGGGGGCTGTTCATTGCGCTCACTCCCACGGAGAAGTTCATCCATCTGGAGCCGCCCAAGCGTCCGGTGCTGCACTTCGTCCGTTACCTGCTGCCCTACAAGAAATACTTTTTCGAGGCGTTTCTGGCCGCGCTGGTCATCAACCTGCTCGGGCTGGCTTCGCCCCTGTTCGTCCAGACTATTGTCGACACCGTGGTCGTGCACAAGGACGTGAGCCTGCTCAACATGATGCTGGGCGGCATGGTTTTGGTGACCATCTTCACCACCTTGACTATGGTGGTGCAGCGGCTGCTTCTGGCCCATACCACGGCCCGTATCGACGTCCGGCTCATGAGCGAGTTCTATCGGCACGTCCTTTCCCTGCCCATGGCCTTTTTCATGACGCGGAACAAGGGTGAAATCATGGCCCGGTTCGGCGAGAATGCCAAGATCAGGGCGATCCTCACCGGGTCGACCATCACGGTCATTCTCAACACGCTCATGCTCGTCATCTATTTCCTGATGATGTTCACCTACTCGCTGCCCCTGACATTCATCGTGCTTATGTTCATTCCGGGGTATGTCGCGTTGATTTTGTATTTCACGCCGCGCATCAAGGCGCTGGCCCAAAAGATTTTTCAGACCAACGCCCAGTCGCAGGCGTATCTCATCGAAGCCCTGACCGGCATTGAGACCATCAAGGCCACGGCCAACGAATACATGGCCCGTGCCCGCTGGGAGGATTCGTTCGTCAAGAACGTCAACAACACCTTCAAGCAGGCCAATCTGGTCCTTACCTCCACCAGCCTGCATTCGCTTCTGCGTCTGGCTTCCAGTGTCGGCATTCTCTGGTACGGTGCCAATCAGGTCATCGCAGGCGAACTCTCCATCGGTGAGTTGATGGGGTTCAACATGCTGGTGGGGCTGGTCATGAACCCTGTGCAGCAGATGGTTCAACTGTGGAATCAGTTGCAGGACGTGCGTATCTCCGTGGACCGTGTCAGTGAAATACTCGACATCGATCCTGAATGCCCGCCCACTTCCTCGCCCGAAGACATGCCCGTGGTCCTTACTGAATGCACGGGGCGGGTGGAATTCAGGAATGTCGATTTCAGCTACATGGCCGGGGACAAGGAAAATCTGGTCATGCGGGATTTCTGCCTGAAGATCGACTCCGGCGAATATGTCGCGCTTGTCGGGCCTTCCGGGTGCGGCAAGTCCACCATTGCCAAGATGATTCTCGGCTTCAACCTGCCCAAGGATGGCCAATGCCTCATTGACGGGAAAAGTCTGGCGAGTCTCGATCTGCCGTCTCTTCGCAGACATATCGGCGTGGTGTTGCAGGACAGTTTTCTCATGGCCGGAACCGTGGCCGAGAACATCGCTCTCGGTGACCCGGAACCCGATCTCGCCGCGGTCAAGCGTGCCGCCCGTCAGGCAGGGATCGAGGCCGAAATTCTTCGCTGGCCCCAAGGATACCAGACCGCCATCGGTGAAAAGGGCATGGGCATATCCGGTGGTCAGCGTCAGCGTGTCTGCATTGCGCGCGCCCTGTACCGGCAACCCCGAATTCTCATTCTGGACGAAGCGACCAGTGCTTTGGACAACGAATCGGAAAAGCTCATTCAGGCCAACATGCGCGAGATTCTCAAGGGGCGGACCTCCCTGACCATCGCCCACCGCCTTTCAACCATCGTGGATGCCGACCGCATCTGTTTCATCGTTGACGGCAAGGTGGCCGAGCAGGGCACACACAAGGAATTGATTGACCCTGCCTATATCAAGGCCAACGAATACGAAGGAAAGTATTACGCCTTGGCCCGTGATCAGTTCAACCTGCCGCCTCTGGAGGAAATCTCCGGTGAAACAGGGGAGGGAGCATGA
- a CDS encoding HlyD family efflux transporter periplasmic adaptor subunit translates to MAVDENSPIISQGPRAGVRHPIRAARLLYTVPSVVLRGPIYVIFIILFVAIVYSFWARKDSLVLAPLTLDTRSTTVEAISGGQVTRVAVSPNSHVQFNELLVEVQEKTRAIMDTEMETFEGRIAEAERERERLTDEYEYKLAQLRLELADSNQGRSTKAVSIQGRIDQLNERLRSAQRELNLRSKEYKTAQSRWERAQKRFENRDITITQFESAEQENDRRRKAVSDARATVAEIVVSLRTAKKELSTLQDMHSLEKIEENIHQLEERQARELKLLNDSILSLKRRKAASQELVGGVTYDDNITAYRSMLDGLVTEVHVNRGQIISPGHSLVTLVKDTAALEARAMVENKDIGSIRIGQSAKLKFWAYPYQEYGILEGVIYEIDKQPSKDETTSAYQIRIALDSEWIQRIGSKVRHPLAIGLEGTAEIKTGEKRWIEIVFTPLSKFFGSEEGN, encoded by the coding sequence ATGGCAGTCGACGAAAACAGTCCCATCATTTCGCAAGGTCCCCGGGCGGGCGTTCGCCATCCCATCCGGGCGGCCCGACTTCTGTATACTGTCCCAAGTGTGGTTCTTCGTGGTCCTATTTATGTGATTTTCATCATACTTTTTGTTGCAATCGTCTATTCGTTCTGGGCCAGGAAGGACTCTCTTGTCCTCGCACCGCTTACATTGGACACGCGGTCCACCACGGTGGAAGCCATTTCCGGCGGGCAGGTGACGCGTGTTGCGGTCAGTCCCAATTCTCATGTGCAGTTCAATGAATTGCTGGTCGAAGTACAGGAAAAGACCCGTGCCATCATGGATACGGAGATGGAGACGTTCGAAGGCCGGATTGCCGAGGCCGAGAGGGAACGCGAACGGCTGACGGACGAATATGAATACAAGCTTGCCCAGCTTCGGCTGGAATTGGCCGATTCCAATCAGGGGCGCAGCACCAAGGCGGTTTCCATTCAGGGCAGGATCGACCAGTTGAATGAGCGGCTTCGATCCGCGCAACGGGAACTGAATCTGCGGAGCAAGGAATACAAAACGGCCCAGTCCCGTTGGGAACGCGCACAGAAGCGGTTCGAGAACCGTGATATCACCATCACCCAGTTCGAATCGGCGGAACAGGAAAATGACAGGCGCAGAAAGGCTGTCTCCGATGCCCGGGCGACTGTGGCGGAAATCGTGGTTTCCCTGCGTACCGCCAAAAAGGAATTGTCCACGCTTCAGGACATGCACAGTCTGGAGAAGATCGAGGAAAACATTCATCAGCTTGAGGAGCGGCAGGCCCGCGAACTCAAGTTGCTCAACGACAGCATTCTTTCTCTCAAGCGCAGGAAGGCTGCCAGTCAGGAACTGGTGGGCGGCGTCACATACGATGACAACATCACCGCCTACAGGAGCATGCTGGACGGGCTGGTCACCGAAGTGCATGTGAACAGGGGCCAGATCATTTCTCCCGGTCATTCGCTGGTCACGCTGGTCAAGGATACTGCGGCTCTCGAAGCCCGTGCCATGGTCGAGAACAAGGACATCGGTTCCATCCGTATCGGGCAGTCGGCCAAGCTCAAGTTCTGGGCGTATCCCTATCAGGAGTACGGCATCCTCGAGGGCGTGATCTATGAAATCGACAAACAGCCCAGCAAGGATGAGACGACCAGCGCCTACCAGATTCGTATCGCCCTCGACAGCGAGTGGATTCAGCGGATCGGCAGCAAGGTCCGCCATCCGTTGGCCATTGGTCTGGAAGGGACCGCAGAGATCAAGACGGGCGAGAAGCGGTGGATAGAAATCGTGTTTACGCCGCTCTCCAAGTTCTTTGGCAGTGAGGAGGGGAACTGA
- a CDS encoding ATP-grasp domain-containing protein encodes MTVSSFELSWDNVDFSDIRALHIRCISQNTPFSMPPVTNAIQYEEFRTAFRREQLFQGATLSFFEEFASRGGLLVNSPFGAYVDHDSKAQLYSKLRENGFDAPKSIMTNDPAAAATFIETIGEAVCKPSAGVGSTRSVTVDEVRNSTDLPQCPVLFQERIHGSTLRVHVVGDTMVLALKIIAPDVDSRTATSGFDHFEMPEAEAARIVAATRFMGLHYAAWDIIAGDDGRYVYLDCNPGPFVMWIGEKNRKFVFRQLARYLVEYASTESLEKAAAKVKTWSEQ; translated from the coding sequence ATGACTGTTTCTTCCTTCGAACTTTCATGGGACAACGTTGATTTCTCCGACATACGCGCCCTGCACATCCGCTGTATTTCCCAGAACACCCCCTTCTCCATGCCCCCGGTCACCAACGCAATCCAATATGAAGAATTCCGCACCGCCTTTCGGCGGGAACAGCTCTTTCAGGGGGCGACCCTGAGCTTTTTCGAGGAATTCGCTTCCCGAGGCGGCCTGCTCGTCAACTCCCCGTTCGGGGCCTATGTGGATCACGACTCCAAGGCACAGCTTTACTCTAAACTCAGGGAGAACGGCTTCGACGCCCCGAAAAGCATCATGACCAATGACCCGGCAGCGGCAGCAACCTTCATTGAAACAATAGGCGAGGCCGTATGCAAGCCTTCCGCAGGCGTCGGTTCCACACGCAGTGTCACGGTTGATGAGGTTCGGAATTCCACGGACCTGCCGCAATGTCCCGTCCTTTTTCAGGAACGCATCCATGGCTCGACCCTACGGGTTCATGTGGTCGGCGACACCATGGTTCTCGCACTGAAAATCATCGCCCCGGATGTGGACAGCCGTACCGCGACATCCGGGTTCGATCATTTTGAAATGCCGGAAGCGGAAGCTGCACGGATCGTCGCGGCCACCCGATTCATGGGGCTGCACTATGCGGCCTGGGATATCATTGCCGGAGATGACGGGCGATATGTCTACCTCGATTGCAACCCCGGCCCGTTCGTCATGTGGATCGGTGAAAAGAACAGAAAATTCGTCTTCCGCCAACTGGCCCGTTATCTGGTCGAATACGCCTCGACAGAAAGTCTGGAAAAGGCAGCAGCCAAAGTAAAAACATGGAGTGAACAATGA
- a CDS encoding protein phosphatase 2C domain-containing protein, whose product MMHAACLTDKGLVRKQNEDAVFANGASGLFAVADGMGGHGMGDVASKMCLDTLKQTLEGIEPPPPVPVETAQDNDMTLQEAPDPMSDAVRDAVEQANTEIYSLNASRGASKGSGMGATLAGFKVFDNLSRAVVFHVGDSRVYRLRGGVLVRLTRDHSVYEEWKREGGNGKAPFRNFILRAVGPNPSANPELSVQAVLQGDIWLACSDGLTGMVQDDDIERILRQARPDTLQEAAQALVDRAKERGGKDNIGVVLAART is encoded by the coding sequence ATGATGCATGCGGCCTGCCTCACGGATAAAGGACTGGTTCGCAAACAGAACGAGGACGCGGTCTTTGCAAACGGTGCATCAGGACTCTTCGCTGTAGCTGACGGCATGGGCGGACACGGCATGGGCGATGTGGCAAGCAAGATGTGTCTGGATACATTGAAACAGACACTGGAAGGAATCGAGCCTCCCCCACCCGTTCCCGTCGAAACGGCACAGGACAACGACATGACGCTTCAGGAAGCTCCGGACCCCATGTCCGACGCCGTTCGCGATGCAGTGGAACAGGCCAATACCGAAATTTACTCATTGAACGCTTCCCGTGGTGCCTCCAAAGGTTCCGGCATGGGGGCGACCCTGGCCGGATTCAAAGTCTTCGACAACCTGTCACGGGCAGTGGTATTCCATGTGGGTGACAGTCGGGTTTACCGATTGCGCGGCGGAGTGCTGGTACGTTTGACGCGCGATCATTCCGTGTATGAAGAATGGAAAAGGGAAGGCGGAAACGGCAAGGCTCCGTTCCGCAACTTCATTCTCAGGGCCGTCGGCCCCAACCCTTCCGCCAACCCGGAACTCAGTGTCCAAGCCGTTTTGCAGGGTGACATCTGGCTGGCCTGTTCGGACGGCCTCACCGGCATGGTTCAAGATGACGACATTGAAAGAATACTCAGGCAGGCGCGTCCCGACACATTGCAGGAAGCGGCTCAAGCCTTGGTGGACCGGGCAAAGGAGCGCGGCGGGAAAGACAACATAGGCGTTGTGCTCGCCGCCCGCACATGA